A window from Corynebacterium urogenitale encodes these proteins:
- a CDS encoding DNA-formamidopyrimidine glycosylase family protein, translated as MPEGDSVLRLSNRLQWMSGRTVTHTDVRVPRYATVKLDGQQVHRVWPYGKHLFMHIGEQIVHTHLKMEGVWSIHAAGSRWRRPGYTARIVMRLSPQHPGGPQIEIVGHNLGFVRIYEHGEYGKVIGHLGPDILAEDWADTTVAGGSACGADGDLGRGRWSGSGRDEAVRRIMLRPERSLGAALLDQKNVAGIGNEYRAEIMFLLGWHPAVSVGAVGESGVEQAVDLSRRVMWENRLEPRRIFTGDKRPGMGDYVFGRAGKACRRCGEAIEQATLGGRFAGADPDLDAGELERIIWWCPHCQKAES; from the coding sequence ATGCCTGAGGGGGATTCCGTCCTGCGCCTATCTAATAGGCTGCAGTGGATGAGCGGGCGCACGGTCACCCACACGGATGTGCGCGTGCCCCGCTACGCCACCGTGAAACTCGATGGGCAGCAAGTGCACCGCGTGTGGCCCTACGGAAAACACCTGTTCATGCACATCGGGGAGCAGATTGTGCACACGCATTTGAAGATGGAGGGTGTGTGGTCAATCCACGCTGCGGGTAGTCGATGGCGCCGACCGGGCTACACCGCTCGCATCGTGATGCGCTTAAGCCCGCAGCACCCAGGCGGACCACAGATCGAAATAGTCGGACACAACCTGGGATTCGTGCGCATCTACGAGCATGGAGAGTACGGGAAGGTGATCGGGCACCTGGGCCCGGATATTCTCGCTGAAGACTGGGCGGATACCACGGTGGCAGGGGGTTCCGCGTGCGGTGCTGATGGTGATCTAGGCCGTGGGCGCTGGAGCGGTTCCGGGCGGGATGAAGCCGTGAGGAGGATCATGCTGCGCCCAGAGCGGAGCCTGGGGGCAGCGCTGCTGGACCAGAAGAATGTGGCGGGCATTGGCAACGAGTACCGTGCAGAGATCATGTTTCTCTTGGGCTGGCACCCGGCCGTGTCCGTCGGAGCGGTTGGGGAGTCAGGAGTGGAACAGGCGGTGGACCTTTCGCGTCGCGTGATGTGGGAGAACCGTTTGGAACCCCGCCGCATCTTTACCGGTGACAAGCGGCCAGGGATGGGGGACTACGTGTTTGGGCGTGCGGGAAAGGCATGCCGCAGGTGCGGTGAGGCGATCGAGCAGGCGACGCTGGGCGGCCGTTTTGCTGGGGCAGACCCGGACCTGGATGCGGGCGAGTTGGAGCGCATTATTTGGTGGTGTCCGCACTGTCAGAAGGCTGAGTCCTAG